From a single Rhinolophus ferrumequinum isolate MPI-CBG mRhiFer1 chromosome 15, mRhiFer1_v1.p, whole genome shotgun sequence genomic region:
- the LOC117034516 gene encoding leukocyte-associated immunoglobulin-like receptor 1 has product MLAMSSNATTLLGLMLCLGQVIHMQHGLLPRPSIRAEPGPVVPRGRPVTVLCQGPAGADIFRVEKNEHRSTYTDHKITSQQGSPGTEARFPIRAEAPVKSLPCPQKWAPRQPLLPRITWRGTVSISAWPVWSC; this is encoded by the exons ATGCTGGCCATGTCGTCCAATGCCACCACCCTCCTGGGCCTCA TGCTCTGCCTGGGCCAGGTGATCCACATGCAGCACG GGCTCCTGCCCAGACCCTCCATCAGAGCCGAGCCAGGCCCTGTGGTCCCCCGGGGGCGGCCTGTGACCGTCCTGTGCCAGGGCCCTGCTGGGGCTGACATATTCCGCGTGGAGAAGAATGAGCATAGATCTACATACACGGATCACAAAATCACGTCTCAACAGGGATCACCGGGAACGGAGGCCCGATTCCCCATCCGCGCA GAGGCCCCGGTGAAGTCACTCCCCTGCCCACAGAAGTGGGCTCCCAGACAG CCCCTGCTTCCCAGAATTACATGGCGGGGAACTGTATCCATATCGGCCTGGCCGGTGTGGTCTTGCTGA